The DNA window TGGGTCTCGGTCATGTCGGCGTAGATCGCCAGCCCGTAGAGGTGCCCCTCCGTGCGGTCGATGGGGAGCCCTCGGTAGGAGAACTCCTGGACGCCGTTGGTGGTCTGTCGCCTGACCAGCTCCGTCGTCACGTTCCCGTCGGCGACCTGCTCGTCGAACCGCGCGGCTTCCGTCTGATACTCCGCCGGGACGATGTAATCGTTCAGGGACTCTCCGACGATGAACTCCGGCTGGTAGCCAAAGGTCCCTTCGAACGCGGAGTTGACGGCCTGGACGAGTGGTTCGCCATCGACGAGTTCGTAGACGACCGCAGCGTCGTCCAGCAGTTCGATGAAATTACGCAGTCGCACCAGCTGTGCGGACGGACGCTCTTCCGGAATCGTCTCTCGGTGTACCGTGCCGATGACCGTCCCGAGTGTCGACTCCGGCGCAACGGGGGCGAGCTCGATTCTGACCGGGATCGTCTCACCAGCGACCTCGAAGCGACAGGTAACCGTCTGGCTCGTCTGTGTGTCTATCACCTGACTGAGCGCGGTTTGCAGGGCCCCGACGTCCGCCTCTGCGACGACGGCCGTCACCGGCTCTCCGAGCAGCGCTTCGTGTCCCTGGTCTAACCACTCGGCTAGCGTGCCGGCGATTCGGGTAATCCGCAAGTCTTCGTCTAGAAAGAACATGAGACGGACGCTGTCTGGGGTAGCAGCGATTCCCTTACTGGACCGTGCTGTGCCGTGCCTGTCATCGTGTCGAACGCTCTAACAGGTCAACGACGCTATCGGGTAAACATATTGTGGCTGTTTCGGACCGTGACATGCCGGCCGCTGGTCGCTGCCGGCCCGGCCGAGGACAGCGACGTGCCCCACCAGCGTCGCGGTCCAGTGCCGGAGTCCGCCGGCTTGGTAGTTAAGTGCAACCGCACCCCACACTAGCGTATGCAGACGCTGTTGCTCGGTCCCGACGACGTGCGCGAGTTCGCGGACCTCCCGTCGGTCGTCGACGCCGTCTCGGACGCCTTCGCCGCAGACGCCAGGGGAGACACCATCATGCCGGCGAAATCCTACATCGACCTCCCGGCGTACAACGGCGACTTCCGGTCGATGCCGGCCTACGTCCACGCCGGCGACTGGGACGCCGCGGCGGTGAAGTGGGTCAACGTCCACCCGGACAACCCCACCGACCACGACCTCCCGACCGTGCTGGGCACGCTCATCTACTCGGACCCCGAGACGGCGTTCCCGCTGGCGGTGATGGACGGGACGAACCTGACTCGCCTGCGGACGGGTGCCGCGGCAGCCGTCGCGACAGACCACCTCGCCGTTCCCGACGCCGATTCGCTTGGGCTCGTCGGTGCGGGCGTCCAGTCGTACACCCAGCTGGCGGCCATCGCCGCGGTGCGGGACATCCAGCGAGTGATAATTGCCGACCAGAACGCCGAGAAACAGCAGGCGTTCGTCGACCACTTCTCGGACCGGTTCGACGTTCGCGCGGGCAGTATCGCCGAGGCCGCCGCCTGTGACGTGCTCTCGACGATTACCCCAGTGGAGTCGCCCATCGTCGACCGGGCGTGGCTGGGCGAGCACACGCACGTCAACGCCATCGGGGCCGACGCAGAGGGCAAGCACGAACACGACGACCAGACGCTGCTGGACGCGAAGCTCGTCATCGACGATTACGAGCAGTGTACTCACTCGGGCGAAATCAACGTCCCCTGGAGCGAGGGGACACTGGACGAGGACGACATCTACGGGGAACTGGGCGCTATCGTCGCCGGCGAGATTCCGGGCCGCGAGTCCGGGGACGGAATCACACTGTTCGATTCGACGGGGCTGGCGATTCAGGACGTGGCGGCGGCCCACGTCGCCTACGAGAACGCGCGAGCAGCGGGCGAGGGCACCGACTTCTCGCTGGTCGGCACGGGGGCGAGCTAGCTCGGTGTCAGCGATGGAGTCTATCCCCTTGTCGGGGTGCGTTCGCGAGGACGGCGTCACCGTCCGAAGTGTTTCGGCAGGACAGCGCTACCGGACTCGTCAGCGTCACCTGACATCGTTCTCGCTAGTCAGCGCTGCCCCAGTGCGTCGCTGGCTCGCGAGATGAGCCAGACGACCAGAAGCAGGGGGAGGACGGGGGCCAATAGGATGAGCAGCCCCAGAAATATCAGCCAGCCGATGGCGTCCATCTGGGCGTTGGGGTGCGTTCCCGACGGCGGCGTCACCGTTCGGAGTGGCTCCGGCAGCCTCGAATCGTCGCCGTCGTCGGCATCACTCATACTCGTTGATAGGTCTCTCGTTCGGATAAGGCCACTGTCGGTCTTCCCCGCTGAAGGGAAAGCTATAGCAACGTCGGTCTCGGACCACCTATCATGACTACGACTGGTGAGGAACGCGAGCGGGCCTTCGACCACGGCGAGGTCGAGCCCCGCTGGCAAGCGGCCTGGGACGAGGCCGACGTGTTCCGCATCGACGACGACGCCACCGACCCCGAGTACGTGCTGGCGATGTTCCCCTACACCTCGGGGCAACTGCACATGGGCCACGTCCGGAACTACACTATCACGGACGCCTTCGCCCGCTTCGAGCGGATGCGCGGCGAGGACGTGCTCCACCCGATGGGGTGGGACTCCTTTGGCCTGCCCGCCGAGAACGCCGCCGAGGAGCGGGACACCAACCCCCGAGACTGGACGATGCAGTGTATCGACCAGATGCGCGACCAGTTCGTCGAGATGGGCTTTGGCTACGACTGGGAGCGCGAGGTCACCACCTGCGAACCGGAGTACTACCAGTGGAACCAGTGGCTGTTCAAACAGTTTCGAGCGGCGGGCCTCGTCGAGCGCCAGGGCGCGGAGCTGAACTGGTGTCCCTCCTGTGAGACCGTGCTGGCCGACGAACAGGTCGAGGGCGAAGACGAACTCTGCTGGCGCTGTGACACCCCCATCGACCACCGCGAGATGGACCAGTGGTTCCTCACCATCACCGACTACGCCGAGGAGCTGCTCGAAGCCCTCGATGGGCTCGACGGCTGGCCCAACAACGTCCGGGAGATGCAGCGCAACTGGATCGGCCAGCAGGAGGGGGCAAGCGTCGCCTTCGAGGTGGGTGACTACGGCGCCGTGGACATCTTCACCACGCGACTCGACACTATCCACGGCGCGACCTACTTCTCGCTGGCACCGGGCCATCCCGTCGCCCAGCAGATTGCCGAGGACAACGACGAGGTCGCCGAGTACGTCGAGATGGCCGAGCAGGCCGACGAGGACGACCTCGAGGTCACCTCGGGCGTGTTCACCGGCGAGTACGCCACGAACCCGGCCACCGGCGAGGAGATTCCGGTCTACGTCGCCGACTACGTCCTGACCGACGTCGGGACGGGCGCACTCTACGCCGTCCCGGCCCACGACGACCGCGACCACGAGTTCGCACAGTACCACGACATCGATATCCAGCAGGTCGTCGAACCGAGCGACGACGCCGACGCCGACCCCGACGACGTGGACGTGCAGGAGGCCGCCTACACCGAGGACGGCGTACTCGTCAACAGCGGCGAGTTCGACGGGCTCACGAGCGCCGAGGCCCGCGAGGAGTTCGTCGAGGTCTTCGACGGCGAACACCGCACCGAGTACAACCTCCGGGACTGGGGTATCTCCCGACAGCGCTACTGGGGCACCCCGATTCCGATGATTCACTGCGAGGACTGTGGCTACGTCGAGGTCCCCGACGAGGACCTCCCCGTCGAACTGCCCGAGTTCGTCCACACCACCGGAAACCCCCTCGATGCCGCCGAGGAGTGGAAACACGTGGACTGCCCCGACTGCGGGGCCGACGCGGTCCGCGAGACGGACACGATGGACACCTTCGTCGACTCCTCGTGGTACTTCCTTCGCTACGTCTCGCCGGACCTCGAGGATGCGCCCTTCGACACCGAGCGGGCCAGCGACTGGCTGCCAGTCGACCGCTACGTCGGCGGCATCGAACACGCCGTTATGCATCTGCTGTACGCCCGCTTCTTCACGAAGGTCGTCGACGACGTCGACCTGCTCGATGGGGTCCGCGAACCCTTTGTCAACCTCACCAACCAGGGGATGGTGCTGGGCGAGAACGGCAACAAGATGTCCAAGAGCAAAGGAAACGGCGTCTCGCCACAGCGCATCATCGAGGAGTACGGCGCCGACACCGCCCGCCTGTTCATCATGGAGGCCGCCCAGCCAGAGAAGGAGTTCGCCTGGAGCCCCGAGGGCGTCCAGTCCGCCCATAGCTTCCTGCAGAACATCTACCGGTTGACCGGTGAGTTCGCGGATGGCGAGGCGCTACGCGCCTCGGATAACGCGAGCGGTGGAACCGCGAGCGACGGCGAGATTACGTTCGGCAGCGAGGGAGAGATAGCCGACT is part of the Haloarcula salinisoli genome and encodes:
- a CDS encoding DUF7535 family protein translates to MSDADDGDDSRLPEPLRTVTPPSGTHPNAQMDAIGWLIFLGLLILLAPVLPLLLVVWLISRASDALGQR
- the leuS gene encoding leucine--tRNA ligase, which gives rise to MTTTGEERERAFDHGEVEPRWQAAWDEADVFRIDDDATDPEYVLAMFPYTSGQLHMGHVRNYTITDAFARFERMRGEDVLHPMGWDSFGLPAENAAEERDTNPRDWTMQCIDQMRDQFVEMGFGYDWEREVTTCEPEYYQWNQWLFKQFRAAGLVERQGAELNWCPSCETVLADEQVEGEDELCWRCDTPIDHREMDQWFLTITDYAEELLEALDGLDGWPNNVREMQRNWIGQQEGASVAFEVGDYGAVDIFTTRLDTIHGATYFSLAPGHPVAQQIAEDNDEVAEYVEMAEQADEDDLEVTSGVFTGEYATNPATGEEIPVYVADYVLTDVGTGALYAVPAHDDRDHEFAQYHDIDIQQVVEPSDDADADPDDVDVQEAAYTEDGVLVNSGEFDGLTSAEAREEFVEVFDGEHRTEYNLRDWGISRQRYWGTPIPMIHCEDCGYVEVPDEDLPVELPEFVHTTGNPLDAAEEWKHVDCPDCGADAVRETDTMDTFVDSSWYFLRYVSPDLEDAPFDTERASDWLPVDRYVGGIEHAVMHLLYARFFTKVVDDVDLLDGVREPFVNLTNQGMVLGENGNKMSKSKGNGVSPQRIIEEYGADTARLFIMEAAQPEKEFAWSPEGVQSAHSFLQNIYRLTGEFADGEALRASDNASGGTASDGEITFGSEGEIADYVAREIDATAARATEEYEKFRFNHALQAVRELVSLLRRYREATDPDAETFERGLVTAAKLLAPVAPHVGEELWEQLESDGLVAEAAWPNADAPADYDIERRLVENTREDVRDIVDTVGIEDPETITLAVAPEWKHDVVAIAREADNVVPAVMQNEELQQYGEAAADFAKTLAGRANIDEHLPPERELAALERAAWLVEREFGADVVVQSADEADDGLASKAEPGRPAIDIAE
- a CDS encoding ornithine cyclodeaminase family protein; the encoded protein is MQTLLLGPDDVREFADLPSVVDAVSDAFAADARGDTIMPAKSYIDLPAYNGDFRSMPAYVHAGDWDAAAVKWVNVHPDNPTDHDLPTVLGTLIYSDPETAFPLAVMDGTNLTRLRTGAAAAVATDHLAVPDADSLGLVGAGVQSYTQLAAIAAVRDIQRVIIADQNAEKQQAFVDHFSDRFDVRAGSIAEAAACDVLSTITPVESPIVDRAWLGEHTHVNAIGADAEGKHEHDDQTLLDAKLVIDDYEQCTHSGEINVPWSEGTLDEDDIYGELGAIVAGEIPGRESGDGITLFDSTGLAIQDVAAAHVAYENARAAGEGTDFSLVGTGAS